The genomic region CCCAGCTCATATCGTGCACGAGCATCAAGCGGCCCATCTGCCGTCCGCTGGCTTCGATGCCCACGGCCGACACGTGAACTGCGCCGTGGGGAAGCCGCAGCATGGCGGTTTGTTCCGCCTTGATGGTCCCGGGACCGTCGCAGGGAATCGAATCGGGATACGTCAGGGTCTTATAGGCCAGACGGTTGTCGCGATCGCAGAAGCCTACGGCGAAGAGCCGCTCGTCCTGGATGATCCGATTGAGATAGTTCAACAACTTTGTTTTTGAGTCAGTGGAAGCCAATAGATCGGCCAGCGGAGCCTCGACCATGCGGCCGATGAGCTGGGAACGGATCTCCAAGTCCCGCACAAACCATTTCAAGGTGAGACTGTCCACCAAGGGAATGACCGCGTAAGCCAGAGCGGCCAACACGAGAGCGAGGGGAAAAAGAAACCTTAAAGATAGGCGCATACGTTCACCTCTCGTTTACTTCGGTCGAGAAATCGCCTATGGTGGGGGGATGTACCCCTACGGTCTTATTGGCAATTGTCAGACCTCCGCGTTGATCAGCTCGGCCGGCGCCGTGGAATGGATGTGCGCGCCGCGCCCCGACAGCCCGCCCATATTCGGACGGCTGCTCGATCCCGACGGAGGCCATTTCTCGATCACAAGTCCGATCGGGTCCAAGGAACCCACGACGACTCAGCAGTATCTGCCGAATACCAACATTTTGATCACGACGGTCACCAGCCCCAACGGCGATGCGTTTCAAATCACCGATTTTTGTCCGCGTTTCGAGCAGTACGGCCGCGTCTATCGTCCGGCTGCGCTGTTCCGATTGGTCGAACCGCTGCACGGCACGCCGGCCATCCGGGTCAGCTGTCAACCGGTGTCCGGGTGGGACAAGGTCCCCGTTCCTCCCGTGAGAGGAAACACGCATCTGCGCTATGACATCCGCGGGGAATCCCTGCGGCTGTTGACCAACATGCCGTTGACGTACCTCTGCGAGGAAATTCCGGTCGCGCTGACGCGCAAGTTCTATTTCGGCCTGACCTGGGGACTCGGCATCGAGGACGATCTCATCAAAGTCACCCATGACTTCCTCGACCAGACGGCCCGCTACTGGAGAACCTGGGTCAAGCATTGCTCCGTTCCGTTGCTGCATCAGCAGGAGGTCATCCGCTCCGCCTTGGCCCTGAAGCTTCATTGTTTCGAGGACACGGGCGCCATTCTCGCCGCCATGACCACCAGTCTGCCGGAAGAAATCGGCGCGCCCCGCAACTGGGACTATCGATACTGCTGGCTCCGCGACGCCTATTTCGCCCTGACTGCATTCAACAATCTTGGGCACTTCGAGGAGATGGAAGCCTTTCTGAACTTTCTCCTCAACATCGCCCATACGCATGAACATTCGCGCGACCGGTTGCGGCCCGTCTATACGCTCAGCCAGGGCCTTCCGCTTCCTGAAACCGAACACGCCAACTGGGCCGGCTACCGGAACAGTGTTCCGGTCCGCAGTCAGAATCAGGCCGCCGATCAGGTTCAAAACGACGCCTACGGCGAGATGATCCTGACCTTCACGCCGATTTTTTTCGACGAGCGGTTTTTTGACCTGCGCACCAAGGATCTGGACGGGCTCCTGGGCCACCTGGCGCAATTGTGCGTCCGCAGCATCGGCGAGCGGGACGCGGGTTTGTGGGAAATCCGCGACGGATGGCAGGAGCATTCCTTTACCAATCTGCTCTGCTGGGCCGGGCTGGAACGTCTCGAACGCATTCAACAAGCGGGACACCTCCGTTCGATTGCCCTGGACTTGACCGCCGGCCGACTTCGAGCGGCCCAGGCCTTGCTCCGTGGTGTGCAGGAGGGATCGCTTCGGAACGGTCCAAGTGATTCTAGCCACGACGCGGCTCTCTCGCAACTTGCCATCTTGGGCTATCCTGATCGCCATCTATGCGAATCCACCGTGCTGCACATCGTCGATGATTTGGCGTTGAAGCGCGATGGTACGGACACGGGGTTTTTCTATCGATATGTCCGCAAGGACGACTTCGGAACACCGGAGTCCGCATTCGTGATCTGCTCCTTTTGGATCGCGCAAGCCCTGGCTCGCTTGAGCCGGCTCGCCGAGGCGCGCCATATTCTGGATCGCGTGCAGGCCGCCGCCAATCACGTCGGACTATTCTCGGAACACTTCATGCCCGGATCGAACATTCAGTCGGGAAACTTTCCTCAATCCTATTCTCATGTAGGCATGATCAATGCCACTTTTGCCGTCAGCCCCCCCTGGAGCGACGTTCTCTGAGCGGTGCCGAGCGGCCATGAACGGGGCGGTCATCCACCGGTTTTTTCGACGTGGATGGTCGCGGTCGGACTGATCTCGCTTTTGGGGTTGTCCGCGTCGAACCAGACGTTGAATTGCAGGGTGCCGGACCGTATCGGACAGAGGCTGGCCGTCTCCCCAGGGGCAATCGTGATGACATCGCCGATATCCCCGAAGAACGAGCTCACACCTTTCTTGCATCCCAGTTCTTCGAGCAGACGCACGGAAAGAAATCCGATTCGCACCGGGGTGGCGCGAAGATTTTCCCAGCGAATCTCCTCCCCGGATCGTGCATAGACGGTCGTCGGCTTCACGACGTCCGAAATGCGGATCGTGCGGACGACCCCGCGGCTGTCCGAAAGCGGCGAATGGCCGCAAGCCTGGAACGTCCAGACGACGGCCAAGAGAACAAGACCGATACCTGCCCGTGCCATTCCGTTACTCCTTCGGTTGAACTGCGAACAATGGTCCGGCCAAAGTGAGCCGTCCCCTCGGGCGGGCTCGGCTTTCACATATTCGATCGGGTCAGCGAAACGGTGGAAACAGCGTTAACGCGAGGACCGGCGGGTGCAAAGACGACGACGGTTCCGCCGCCGCGTCGGCGGCGGGCGGAGGCTGAACAGCAGCCGGTGGAATCGACAGGCTTTTGAAGATCGACGTCGTAAAAAGATTGAATGACGCCGCCGGACGCATGAATGCTCCGGGCACGGCGAGAACGGCCGCCGGGACCTCATGCTCCGCGCGGGGAGCGTCGCCTATCTGGTTCGTTGCATGAATCATCGTGTCGTGAAATGCGCCCGGCGGTTTTTCTGCCAGCAACGTTCCTCGTGTTGATGACACGAGGGACGAACCTCCCCGTAGCTCACGATCTTCAGCTTTCCGGCCGGCACGCCGAGATCTTCGAGGTAATGTTTGGCCGATTTGGCGCGTTTCTCTCCCAAGACGAGATTATAGGCCTGAGTGCCCCGTTCATCGCAATGCCCTTCGATCACCACGGACTTGTCCGACAGGTTATTGATCAGCTGGGCATTCGTATCGAGGACGGAATGGGCATCGGCCCTGATTGTGTAGCGATCCAAGTCGAAAAAGATGTCGGTCAGGACAGGGTCGGCATCCCCTACCGCAGCGGCACCTGTCGATGATTCAGGCCGCGGGGAGCTCTGATGTGGTGCTGAGTCAGCCGGCTGTTCCAAGCGGGATGCGGCGACCGAAGAACCGCCGGCCGCACTAGGTGGAGCAGGCTGGTGATCGGGGAACGTCACGATCTTGTCCGGCACAATGTTTTCGACCGGGGCGGCCTTGGCGGAGGCCGGCGATTGCTGCTCGCCGGCTGAGGAAACGGCACGCTTGGCACAGCCGGCAGTCGTGCCGAGCATACCGAGGCAGAGGCATAGACAAACAAGTTTCACTGTCTGGAATCGATCGATCATCGTGCACCCATGCTGTGAGTAAATGAGGAGATTGCCCTTGCTCCAGGCTCACTTAAATAGCATGAGACGGCACGCCTTGGCAAAACCCCTCTGCTCCTCCAGCCGTCAAGGGATACACGACCTTCAGATATCTTCACGAATTGGATGGCTCCGGGGGACAGATTGTCCGTGGTGGAGGCCAAAAGGGACAGTTTGTCCCTTCAAGTGGGATCCGACCGTTGCCTGCGCAGTTCTATTGCCACCCAAAAAGATCCCTGGATTTACACCCGCATCTCCCTTGGGACGCCCTAGTGCCATTTGCCGATGCTTGGCAAGGGCTTTCACTGGTCCCTTGAGACGAGTCCTGAAGTCTGGGTACACTTCTTTCATACCTTCAACTCGACTCCACACTGTCGAAGCGAGGTGATCATGGCGGAACCCTATCGCATTCTCTTGGCGGACGATCATGTGTTGGTCGCAGAGGGCATTCAGAAACTGCTCGAGCCGGAGTTTCAATTGGTCGGCATCGTCGCAGACGGTCGCGCGCTCATTGCAGAGGCGGCGAAGCTGCAGCCGGACATTGTCGTCGTCGATATTTCCCTGCCCTTGCTGAACGGTCTTGACGCGTCGGCACAGCTCAAGAAGCACCAGCCGGACCTCAAGATTATCGTGCTGACCATGCATTCGGAGCAAAACTTCGTGACCCAGGCGTTTCGAGTGGGCGCGTCCGGCTACGTACTCAAACAGTCCGTCGGATCGGAATTGGTCCAGGCGATCCGCGAGGTCATCAAAGGCCGGACATTCGTGTCGCCGATGGTTGCGCAGAGTCTGGTCGATCAGGCGGTCAACAAGTCCTCGAGCGAGACCTCCGTCGATGCAGAGCGCGCCTTCGCGCCGACTCTGAGCTCACGTCAGCGCGAGGTATTGCAGCTCGTGGCTGAGGGTAAGGCGACCAAGGAGATCGCGTCTATCTTGAACGTCTCCGTTAAAACGGTCGAGTTCCACAAAACCAGGATCATGAAAGAGTTGCGCTTGAGGACGGCAGCCGAGTTGACGAAGTACGCCATTGCCGCGGGATTGACGTCGATCCACTAACAATACAAAATTACAAATCCGAATCTCGAAAGACGAAATTCGAAGCAGGAAATTCGGGACGGAACCCAGGAACTTGTTTTGAACTTAGAGCGACGTAATGCCCTGGGCGAGGGCAAACTTGATGAGATCGGAAGTGGTATGCACCCCGAGTTTTCTGGTGATGTTCGCCTTGTGAAACTCCACGGTCTTCATTGAAATCTTCAACTCCTGGGCAATCAGCTTCGTAGACCGACCATCCGCCAGCAGCACCAAGATTTCCC from Nitrospira japonica harbors:
- a CDS encoding OmpA family protein, with the protein product MIDRFQTVKLVCLCLCLGMLGTTAGCAKRAVSSAGEQQSPASAKAAPVENIVPDKIVTFPDHQPAPPSAAGGSSVAASRLEQPADSAPHQSSPRPESSTGAAAVGDADPVLTDIFFDLDRYTIRADAHSVLDTNAQLINNLSDKSVVIEGHCDERGTQAYNLVLGEKRAKSAKHYLEDLGVPAGKLKIVSYGEVRPSCHQHEERCWQKNRRAHFTTR
- a CDS encoding response regulator, translated to MAEPYRILLADDHVLVAEGIQKLLEPEFQLVGIVADGRALIAEAAKLQPDIVVVDISLPLLNGLDASAQLKKHQPDLKIIVLTMHSEQNFVTQAFRVGASGYVLKQSVGSELVQAIREVIKGRTFVSPMVAQSLVDQAVNKSSSETSVDAERAFAPTLSSRQREVLQLVAEGKATKEIASILNVSVKTVEFHKTRIMKELRLRTAAELTKYAIAAGLTSIH
- a CDS encoding glycoside hydrolase family 15 protein, with the translated sequence MYPYGLIGNCQTSALISSAGAVEWMCAPRPDSPPIFGRLLDPDGGHFSITSPIGSKEPTTTQQYLPNTNILITTVTSPNGDAFQITDFCPRFEQYGRVYRPAALFRLVEPLHGTPAIRVSCQPVSGWDKVPVPPVRGNTHLRYDIRGESLRLLTNMPLTYLCEEIPVALTRKFYFGLTWGLGIEDDLIKVTHDFLDQTARYWRTWVKHCSVPLLHQQEVIRSALALKLHCFEDTGAILAAMTTSLPEEIGAPRNWDYRYCWLRDAYFALTAFNNLGHFEEMEAFLNFLLNIAHTHEHSRDRLRPVYTLSQGLPLPETEHANWAGYRNSVPVRSQNQAADQVQNDAYGEMILTFTPIFFDERFFDLRTKDLDGLLGHLAQLCVRSIGERDAGLWEIRDGWQEHSFTNLLCWAGLERLERIQQAGHLRSIALDLTAGRLRAAQALLRGVQEGSLRNGPSDSSHDAALSQLAILGYPDRHLCESTVLHIVDDLALKRDGTDTGFFYRYVRKDDFGTPESAFVICSFWIAQALARLSRLAEARHILDRVQAAANHVGLFSEHFMPGSNIQSGNFPQSYSHVGMINATFAVSPPWSDVL